Proteins encoded together in one Flavobacterium keumense window:
- a CDS encoding efflux RND transporter permease subunit, translating to MIKWFSLGFWELFARIVLRNRILMLSLVIVLTGLLATQWKNIHFTHSEANMLPDNNAVNIEYNAFLNKFGEEGNLIIIGVKNNAIFTPKAFAAWTKLMNKINKESAVDLVISINNLQRLQRNDSLQKFELVPLLNPKQVLNKTYLSQVKKELFTNLPFYEGLLFNKKSGSIRSAIYLDKKIVNTPIRKDFVLKHLVPAIASFEKETQIDLRVSGMPYIRTLNAETIVKEIGLFIGASLLITSLLFFFFFRSFRATLISIIIVIIGVMWSFGFLGLFNYEITVLTALVPSLIIVIGIPNCIFLTNKYHQEYKVHGNKAKALQRVTTKIGMATLMTNVTTAIGFATFVASNNQLLLEFGVVTSINIIGLFFLCIIVIPIFHSYIPAPKDRHTKHLDRGSVKHFMDWILRNVKYNRFSIYIVAILLLIFGIIGVFQMRISGSLIEDMPKKEPFFEDIVFFEEEFDGVMPLEIMIDTKRKKGVMKLSTLKRMEELEQTIEEIPELSKTMSIVNLVKYSKQAYYNGNPEYYELPTSQEQAFILSYAKNATKNNKDNLMKSYVDSTGQYARITTFMRDENGGKIPEIEAEIRKEADKLFPPDRYHVTITGKALVFQKGTGYLLDNLLSSLVFAFFLTALLVAFMFRSFKMVLVSIIPNLLPLLMTAGIMGFLDIPLKPSTILVFGIAFGLSVDDTLRFLAQYREELKKNNWKIRKSVYATFNESGLSMFYTSIVLFFGFSVFMLSSFGGTIALGGLISLTLLFGMLSNLMLLPALVLTLNKTLANEQEFIEPKIDIIEHSDEEIDNLDKQNL from the coding sequence ATGATTAAATGGTTTAGTTTAGGTTTTTGGGAGTTGTTTGCCCGAATTGTACTAAGAAATAGAATATTAATGCTATCCTTAGTGATAGTACTAACCGGATTATTGGCTACCCAATGGAAAAACATCCATTTTACACACAGTGAGGCTAATATGTTACCGGACAACAATGCAGTCAATATAGAGTACAATGCCTTTCTAAATAAATTTGGCGAAGAAGGAAACCTTATCATTATAGGGGTTAAAAACAACGCTATTTTTACCCCAAAAGCATTTGCCGCATGGACAAAATTGATGAACAAAATCAATAAAGAATCAGCAGTAGATCTAGTTATATCCATCAATAATTTGCAACGATTACAACGTAACGACTCACTACAAAAATTCGAATTAGTCCCTTTACTAAATCCTAAACAAGTACTCAACAAAACATACTTGAGTCAGGTCAAAAAAGAACTGTTCACTAATTTACCTTTTTACGAAGGACTCCTTTTTAATAAGAAATCAGGAAGCATACGATCTGCAATTTATCTAGACAAAAAAATTGTAAATACCCCAATTAGAAAAGATTTTGTTCTAAAACATTTAGTCCCTGCCATAGCATCTTTCGAAAAAGAAACTCAAATTGATTTACGCGTTTCTGGAATGCCTTATATTAGAACCTTAAACGCAGAAACAATTGTAAAAGAAATTGGGCTTTTTATTGGCGCTTCGTTATTAATCACCTCTTTACTTTTTTTCTTCTTTTTTAGAAGTTTTAGAGCTACACTTATCTCTATTATCATTGTAATTATAGGGGTTATGTGGTCTTTTGGATTCTTAGGGCTATTCAATTACGAAATTACGGTTTTAACTGCCTTAGTACCTTCGTTAATCATTGTTATTGGTATACCAAATTGTATTTTCTTGACCAATAAGTACCATCAAGAATATAAAGTACACGGCAATAAAGCAAAAGCTTTACAACGCGTTACTACAAAAATTGGAATGGCAACTTTAATGACAAACGTAACTACAGCTATTGGATTTGCCACTTTTGTAGCTTCTAACAACCAACTTTTATTGGAATTTGGCGTAGTCACTTCTATTAATATTATTGGACTCTTCTTTTTGTGTATCATTGTGATCCCTATTTTTCATAGTTATATTCCTGCACCAAAAGACCGCCATACAAAACATTTAGACCGTGGTTCTGTAAAACATTTTATGGATTGGATATTACGCAATGTAAAATACAATCGCTTTTCGATTTATATTGTCGCTATTTTGTTGCTTATTTTCGGAATCATTGGAGTATTTCAAATGAGGATTTCAGGAAGCTTAATTGAAGACATGCCTAAAAAAGAACCTTTCTTTGAAGATATTGTTTTCTTTGAAGAGGAGTTTGACGGAGTAATGCCTTTGGAAATTATGATTGATACCAAACGCAAAAAAGGGGTAATGAAATTATCTACCCTTAAGCGAATGGAAGAATTGGAACAAACTATCGAAGAAATTCCGGAATTATCCAAAACCATGTCGATTGTCAATTTAGTAAAATATTCAAAACAGGCGTATTATAACGGCAATCCTGAATACTATGAATTACCTACTTCACAAGAGCAGGCATTTATTTTATCCTATGCCAAAAATGCGACTAAAAATAACAAAGATAATTTGATGAAGAGTTATGTGGATTCCACGGGTCAATATGCCCGTATTACCACATTTATGCGCGATGAGAATGGCGGTAAAATACCTGAAATAGAAGCTGAGATTAGAAAAGAAGCGGATAAATTATTTCCACCTGATCGCTATCACGTAACCATAACCGGAAAAGCGTTGGTGTTCCAAAAAGGAACAGGCTATCTTTTAGATAACCTGCTTTCTTCTCTGGTTTTTGCATTTTTCTTAACGGCACTTTTAGTAGCGTTCATGTTTCGCTCCTTCAAAATGGTCCTGGTCTCTATTATTCCTAATTTATTGCCTTTGCTAATGACAGCAGGAATTATGGGGTTTTTAGACATTCCTTTAAAACCGTCAACAATTTTGGTTTTCGGAATTGCGTTTGGTTTATCGGTAGATGATACTCTGCGATTTTTGGCACAATACAGGGAAGAATTAAAGAAAAACAATTGGAAAATTCGTAAGTCAGTCTATGCTACATTTAACGAATCTGGTCTGAGTATGTTTTATACTTCGATCGTGTTGTTCTTTGGATTTTCAGTATTCATGTTGTCGAGTTTTGGTGGTACCATTGCGTTAGGCGGACTTATCTCTTTGACTTTACTATTCGGAATGTTGTCAAATTTAATGTTGTTGCCAGCATTGGTTTTGACTTTAAACAAAACCTTGGCCAACGAACAAGAGTTTATTGAACCCAAAATCGATATCATTGAACATTCTGACGAAGAAATAGACAATCTGGACAAGCAGAATCTATAG
- the asnS gene encoding asparagine--tRNA ligase, with protein sequence MKHTKVKDLLNSTTTLHEVNAKGWVRTFRNNQFIALNDGSTINNIQCVVDFENTPEETLKRITTGAAVSVTGSLVESKGAGQQYEIQVSKLEILGDSDAEKFPMQPKKHSLEFLRENAHLRVRTNAFGAIMRVRSVLAHAVHTYFQEKGFVYVNTPIITGSDAEGAGEMFKVTALPFDNTPRTEEGKVDYKKDFFGKETNLTVSGQLEGETFAMALGQIYTFGPTFRAENSNTSRHLAEFWMIEPEVAFNDLDDNMDLAEDFIQYVIKYTMDKCPDDLKFLESRLLDEEKQKPQAERSEMTLLEKLNFVLENNFKRVSYTEAIEILRESTPNKKKKFSYIIDEWGADLQSEHERYLVEKHFKCPVILFDYPANIKAFYMRLNEDGKTVRAMDILFPGIGEIVGGSQREERYDVLVEKMKALGIDEEELWWYLDTRRFGSAVHSGFGLGFERLVLFVTGMTNIRDVIPFPRTPMNAEF encoded by the coding sequence ATGAAACATACAAAAGTTAAAGACTTACTAAACAGTACAACGACACTTCATGAAGTAAATGCAAAAGGATGGGTAAGAACTTTTAGAAACAATCAATTTATTGCGTTGAACGATGGTTCGACTATCAACAATATTCAGTGTGTGGTAGATTTTGAAAACACACCTGAAGAAACCTTAAAAAGAATTACAACAGGAGCAGCTGTTTCGGTTACAGGAAGTCTAGTAGAAAGCAAAGGCGCTGGACAGCAATATGAAATTCAGGTTTCAAAATTGGAAATTTTAGGTGATTCGGATGCAGAGAAATTCCCGATGCAACCCAAAAAACACTCCTTAGAATTCTTGCGCGAAAACGCACATTTAAGAGTTCGAACCAATGCTTTTGGTGCTATTATGCGTGTGCGTTCGGTATTGGCACATGCGGTTCATACCTATTTTCAAGAAAAAGGATTTGTGTATGTAAATACGCCAATCATTACTGGTTCGGATGCAGAAGGCGCTGGAGAAATGTTTAAAGTAACCGCCTTGCCTTTTGACAACACACCTAGAACCGAGGAAGGAAAAGTAGATTACAAAAAAGATTTTTTTGGAAAAGAAACTAACTTGACCGTTTCGGGACAATTAGAAGGAGAAACCTTTGCGATGGCTTTGGGCCAAATTTATACTTTTGGACCTACTTTTAGAGCCGAAAATTCAAATACTTCTCGCCACTTGGCTGAATTCTGGATGATTGAACCTGAAGTAGCGTTCAATGATTTGGATGACAATATGGACTTGGCTGAAGATTTTATTCAGTATGTAATCAAATACACGATGGACAAATGTCCAGATGATTTGAAATTCTTGGAAAGTCGTTTGTTGGACGAAGAAAAACAAAAACCACAGGCAGAACGCAGCGAAATGACCCTATTGGAAAAACTAAACTTTGTTTTAGAAAACAATTTCAAACGCGTTTCATACACCGAAGCTATTGAAATTTTAAGAGAATCTACTCCCAATAAAAAGAAAAAATTCAGTTATATCATTGACGAATGGGGTGCCGATTTACAATCAGAACACGAGCGTTATTTGGTTGAAAAACACTTTAAATGTCCAGTGATTTTATTTGATTATCCAGCGAATATTAAAGCGTTTTACATGCGTTTGAATGAAGACGGAAAAACGGTTCGTGCGATGGACATCCTTTTCCCAGGTATTGGAGAAATTGTAGGGGGTTCGCAACGTGAAGAACGATACGATGTCTTGGTCGAAAAAATGAAAGCATTGGGTATTGACGAAGAAGAATTATGGTGGTATTTAGATACCCGCAGATTTGGTTCAGCGGTACACTCTGGTTTCGGACTTGGATTTGAGCGTTTGGTATTATTCGTAACGGGTATGACAAACATTCGTGACGTAATTCCTTTCCCAAGAACGCCGATGAATGCGGAATTTTAA
- the rpoN gene encoding RNA polymerase factor sigma-54: MLKQFLNLKLSQKLSPQQIQLMKLIQLPTQAFEQRLLEEMNENPALEAGKEEEEYVKDEFETEDYDDFDDAESERIDADEINIDDYLSDDDTPDYKTQTNNYSDDDEDYDIPFAAPISFHQDLINQLNTFILSESDREIAEFLVGSIDDMGYIRRSIPDIVDDLAFTQAVYTDEKTVERLLHVIHELEPSGVGARDLQECLLLQLKHKTPTEYIELATDIIENQFDAFTKKHYDKLLQKYNVSNDQLKKAIHEIEKLNPKPGGSFTGNTKVTENIVPDFAIRIVEGKLELSLNGRNAPTLHVSRDYQEMLQTYKESKDKSTQQKEAVQFIKQKLDSAKWFIDAIRQRQETLFVTMNAIMHYQEDFFLEGDETKLKPMILKDIADIVGLDISTISRVANSKYVETPYGTKLIKEFFSEAMKNDQGEDVSTLEIKKILQNVIEEEDKHKPLPDDQLAEILKEKGYPIARRTIAKYREQLDIPVARMRKKM, translated from the coding sequence ATGCTAAAGCAATTTCTAAATCTCAAATTATCCCAGAAACTATCTCCTCAACAAATTCAGTTGATGAAGTTAATTCAGTTACCTACGCAAGCCTTTGAGCAACGGTTATTGGAAGAGATGAACGAAAACCCAGCACTCGAAGCAGGAAAAGAAGAAGAGGAATATGTAAAAGACGAATTTGAAACGGAAGATTACGACGATTTTGATGATGCCGAATCAGAACGCATCGATGCAGATGAAATCAATATTGACGATTATTTAAGCGACGATGATACTCCGGACTACAAAACTCAAACGAATAATTACAGTGATGACGATGAAGACTACGATATTCCTTTTGCTGCACCGATTAGTTTTCACCAAGATTTAATCAACCAACTCAATACGTTTATTCTTAGCGAATCCGATAGAGAAATCGCAGAATTCCTTGTGGGAAGTATTGACGACATGGGATACATCCGCAGAAGTATTCCAGATATTGTCGATGATTTGGCTTTTACACAAGCCGTTTACACCGATGAAAAAACGGTAGAACGCCTCTTGCACGTGATTCACGAATTAGAGCCTTCTGGTGTGGGCGCGCGCGATTTACAAGAATGTTTGTTGTTACAACTCAAACACAAAACTCCAACGGAATACATCGAATTGGCCACAGATATTATCGAAAACCAATTTGATGCTTTTACCAAAAAACATTACGACAAGCTCTTACAGAAATATAATGTTTCTAACGACCAACTGAAAAAAGCGATTCACGAAATTGAAAAACTGAATCCAAAACCAGGAGGTTCTTTTACAGGAAACACTAAAGTAACCGAGAACATTGTGCCTGATTTTGCCATCCGAATTGTAGAAGGTAAATTGGAATTGAGTTTGAATGGTAGAAATGCCCCTACTTTACACGTTTCTAGAGATTACCAAGAAATGTTGCAAACCTACAAAGAATCCAAAGACAAATCGACTCAACAAAAAGAAGCGGTACAATTTATCAAACAGAAATTGGATTCGGCTAAATGGTTCATCGATGCGATTCGCCAACGCCAAGAAACCCTTTTTGTGACCATGAATGCGATTATGCATTATCAAGAAGATTTCTTTTTAGAAGGGGATGAAACCAAGTTAAAACCGATGATTTTAAAAGACATCGCTGACATAGTAGGTTTGGATATTTCGACTATTTCCCGGGTTGCCAATAGTAAATATGTAGAAACACCTTATGGGACCAAACTTATCAAAGAGTTTTTCTCTGAAGCGATGAAAAACGACCAAGGCGAAGATGTTTCTACCCTAGAAATCAAAAAGATTTTACAAAACGTAATTGAAGAAGAAGACAAACACAAACCACTCCCAGACGATCAATTGGCTGAAATTTTAAAAGAAAAAGGCTACCCCATTGCCCGTAGAACCATTGCAAAATATAGAGAACAACTCGATATTCCAGTGGCGAGAATGAGGAAGAAAATGTAG
- a CDS encoding zeta toxin family protein, producing MLKAAQIATQRREDCIKNKQSFIFETVFSASDKVDFIKKAIDQGFFVRFFFVGTSHPAINANRITHRVLEGGHDVPITKIISRYIKSISHCTVIAGFVDRLYVYDNSEDYKSAKLLFRSSKGKITKKYSKIDDWAIPIFKTLK from the coding sequence TTGTTAAAAGCAGCACAAATAGCAACACAAAGAAGAGAAGATTGCATTAAAAACAAACAGAGTTTTATATTTGAAACCGTTTTTTCTGCATCTGACAAAGTGGATTTCATTAAAAAAGCAATCGATCAAGGTTTCTTTGTCCGATTTTTCTTTGTTGGTACATCACATCCTGCAATTAATGCTAACCGTATTACCCATCGAGTATTAGAAGGAGGACATGATGTCCCAATAACAAAAATTATTTCACGTTATATAAAATCCATTTCACATTGTACTGTAATTGCTGGATTTGTAGATCGTCTTTATGTTTATGACAATTCTGAAGACTATAAGTCTGCTAAATTACTTTTTAGATCAAGCAAGGGTAAAATCACTAAAAAATACAGTAAAATAGACGATTGGGCTATTCCTATTTTTAAAACTTTAAAATAA
- a CDS encoding DUF4919 domain-containing protein — protein sequence MKNLIPIILFLTPFSVFSQKLEFAPPKYESIETEIKNQKSKFYYPILLDKLITNDSTLTVEDYYYLYYGFVFQKEYKPYARNTVEEKLTKYFQKPEIDSKDYDIIIQIISESINLLPFDLRQLNMLAYVYHLKGDEIMAKKISTRFHRILETILASGDGEKCETGFHVIYIQDEYVILNFFQMRPISQSLIGNCDYQSFEKGKYKKEGMYFNIQKMFESGIR from the coding sequence ATGAAAAATCTTATCCCAATCATCTTATTTCTAACACCATTTTCTGTTTTTTCTCAAAAATTAGAGTTTGCTCCTCCTAAATATGAATCTATTGAAACGGAAATTAAAAATCAGAAATCAAAATTTTATTACCCTATATTACTCGATAAATTAATCACAAACGATAGTACACTTACTGTTGAAGACTACTACTATTTATACTATGGTTTTGTGTTTCAAAAAGAATATAAGCCATATGCAAGAAATACTGTTGAAGAAAAATTAACAAAATACTTTCAAAAACCTGAAATTGATTCAAAAGATTATGATATAATTATTCAAATAATTTCTGAATCAATAAATTTACTCCCTTTTGATTTAAGACAACTAAATATGTTGGCTTACGTATACCATTTAAAAGGAGATGAAATTATGGCAAAAAAAATATCAACTCGATTTCATCGTATTCTTGAAACTATACTTGCTTCAGGGGATGGCGAAAAATGCGAAACAGGATTTCATGTAATATACATTCAAGATGAATATGTTATTTTGAATTTCTTTCAAATGAGACCTATTTCCCAATCATTAATTGGAAACTGCGATTACCAATCGTTTGAGAAAGGTAAATATAAAAAAGAAGGTATGTACTTCAATATTCAAAAAATGTTCGAAAGTGGAATTCGCTAA
- a CDS encoding thymidine kinase, which yields MFLENTVNHKEQFGWIEVICGSMFSGKTEELIRRLKRAQFAKQKVEIFKPAVDTRYHDEMVVSHDSNEIRSTPVPAAANIAILAQGCDVVGIDEAQFFDDEIVRVCNDLANRGIRVIVAGLDMDFKGNPFGPMPALMATAEYVTKVHAVCTRTGNLANYSFRKTDNDKLVLLGETEEYEPLSRAAYFHAMKKNEEQ from the coding sequence ATGTTTCTCGAAAATACAGTAAATCATAAAGAACAATTTGGTTGGATCGAAGTCATTTGCGGCTCCATGTTTTCGGGTAAAACAGAGGAATTGATTCGCCGTTTGAAACGGGCTCAATTTGCTAAGCAAAAAGTTGAGATTTTCAAACCAGCTGTAGATACCCGTTATCATGACGAAATGGTAGTGTCTCACGACTCGAACGAAATTCGTTCTACACCTGTTCCGGCTGCTGCCAATATTGCGATTTTAGCACAAGGTTGTGATGTGGTAGGGATTGATGAAGCCCAGTTTTTTGATGATGAGATTGTACGCGTTTGCAATGACTTGGCAAATCGAGGGATTCGTGTGATTGTAGCAGGATTGGATATGGATTTTAAAGGAAATCCTTTCGGTCCTATGCCAGCCTTAATGGCAACTGCCGAGTATGTGACCAAAGTCCACGCAGTCTGTACGCGTACAGGAAATTTAGCCAATTACAGCTTTAGAAAAACCGATAATGATAAATTAGTGCTACTTGGCGAAACCGAAGAGTATGAGCCTTTAAGTAGAGCGGCTTATTTTCATGCCATGAAAAAAAATGAAGAGCAATAA